The nucleotide sequence CGTTTCGCCAATTCGGGTCAGCCTTGATGGCTGCGATTTGCGTTGTCTGAGTGCCGATCTGGTCAGCGGTGGCGCGCGCACCCACCGCCAGCAGCAGCGCCGAGCGCACCCGATCGGGATGGCCGACAATCCACTCCAGCGCGCGGGCGCCGCCCATGGATCCGCCGACCACGGCGGCAACCTGGGTGATGCCCAGCGCCGCCAGGGCGGCCATGTCGGCTTCCACCTGGTCGCGCACCGAGATCAAGGGAAATCTCGAGCCCCAGGGTTTTCCGTCCCGGGCTAGTGAGCTGGGGCCGGTGGAGCCGCGGCAACCACCCAGCACGTTGGTGGCTACCGCGCACCAACGGTTGGTGTCGATCGGCGCGCCCGGGCCGACCATCCCGTCCCACCAGCCCGGGGTGGAATGCCCGGGGCCGGCGGGGCCGGTGACGTGCGAATCACCGGTGAGCGCGTGCAACACCATCACCACGTTGTCGCGGGTGGGGGACAACTCGCCCCAGCGCTGCAACGCGATGCAGACGTTGTCGATGACCGCACCGCTCTCCAGGCGCAGTGACCCGATATCGACCAGGCGCACTTCGCCTTCGGCGGGCAGTGTTTGGGTGGGCACGTCGGAGATCGTCACGTCGGTGCTCCTCAGATGGCTGCTACTGCCTGTGAATCGCCGCTGAACTTGCGTGCCGCGGCGAACCCGAGCTCCAGGTCGGCCAGGATGTCTTCTATACCCTCGATGCCCACTGCTAAACGCACCAGTCCCGGACTGACGCCGGTGGACAGCTGCTCGGCCGGGCTCAGCTGGGCGTGGGTGGTCGATGCCGGATGGATCACCAGCGAGCGCACATCGCCGATGTTGGCGACGTGGCTGTGCAGTTTGAGCGCATTCACGAATGCTTTACCGGCCTCGACGCCGCCGGCCAACTCGAACGACAGCACGGCCCCGGTTCCCTTGGGGGACAGCTTCTTTGCCCGCTCATGCCACGGCGAACCGGGTAGTCCGGCGTAGTTGACCGTGACAACATCCTCGCGGTCGGCCAGGAACTCTGCGACGCGCTGCGCGTTGGAAACGTGCCGTTCGATCCGCAGGCTCAGGGTTTCCAGGCCCTGGGCCACCAGGAAGGCGTTGAACGGCGAGGCCGCCGACCCCAAGTCGCGCAGCAGCTGGACGCGAGCCTTGAGGGCATAGGCCGGCGCGCCCAACTCGGCAAACACCACGCCGTGGTAGCTGGGGTCCGGTGTGGTGAATTCGGGAAAACGGCCCTGCGTCCAGTCGAATGTGCCGCCATCGACGATCACACCCGCGATCGCGGCGCCGTGCCCGCCCAGGTACTTGGTGGCCGAGTGCACGACGATGTCGGCGCCCTGCGTGAACGGCCGAATCAGGTACGGCGTGGCGATGGTGTTGTCGACGATCAGCGGTATCCCGTTGCGGTGGGCGACTTCAGCAACCCCGGGGGTGTCCAGCAGGTCGATCTGCGGGTTGGAGATGGTCTCACCAAAAAACGCCTTGGTGTTGGGCCGCACCGCCGCCTGCCACGAGTCCAGGTTGTCGGGGTCGTCGACGAAGCTGACCTCGATCCCCAGCTTTGCTAGCGAGTAATGGAACAGGTTGTAGGTGCCGCCGTAGAGGCGGGGGCTGGACACGATGTGATCGCCCGCGCCGGCCAGGTTGAGGATGGCGAAGGTTTCCGCGGCCTGACCGGAGGACAGGAACAGCGCGGCGACCCCACCTTCGAGCGCGGCGATGCGCTGCTCAACCACATCGGTAGTGGGGTTGCCCAGCCGCGTGTAGATGTTGCCGGGAACCTCCAGGCCGAACAAAGCGGCAGCGTGCGCCGTGTTTTCGAAGGTGTACGAGGTGGTTTGGTAGATCGGCAGCGCCCGCGCGTTGGTGGCGGAATCGGGCTGCTGGCCGGCGTGGATCTGCTTGGTTTCAAATGACCAATGCGCGGTCGGATCTGCGTCAGTGCTGGTGTTTTCGGCGCTCATGAGGCTACTTTCCCTGTCTGCTCAGGGGCCCGTCATGGCGGACCCGCGCTTGCCGTGTAGCCGACTGTGGCTACTCAACCTGGTCATCACCCGGGGCACCCCACCGCGGTTGGAGGGTTGCCGGCCAGCAAGCCGGGGCTTGACGCTGGCGCTCATGACCGATCTGAAGCCTACCGTATCGCGGCTTGCTCGTGCCAACTCTCTGGGCGGGCGGCATCGCCGTCGCATGCCCCGAGCCTGCGAACCGCCCTTGTAATCTGGGCTGATGAGCAACCGCTCGCCCAAACTCACAGCGCGGGAGGATTTGGGCTCAGATGTCTGGTGAACCCAAGATCACGGTCAGCGGCCCGGTCGTGGAACTCGACGGCGACGAGATGACTCGCGTTATCTGGAAGCTCATCAAAGACCGGCTGATTCTCCCGCATCTGGACGTGAAGCTGCTCTACTACGACTTGGGTATCGAGCACCGGGACCGCACCGACGACCAGGTGACCATCGACGCGGCGTATGCGATCAAGAAGCACGGTGTGGGCGTCAAGTGCGCGACCATCACCCCCGACGAGGCCAGGGTCCGGGAATTCAACCTCAAGAAGATGTGGCTGTCGCCGAACGGGACGATCCGAAACATATTGGGGGGCACGATTTTCCGTGAGCCCATCGTGATCTCCAACGTTCCGCGGCTGGTTCCGGGCTGGACCAAGCCAATCGTCATCGGCCGCCACGCGTTCGGCGACCAATACCGCGCGACGAACTTCAAAGTCGACCGGCCGGGCACCGTGACGCTGACGTTCACACCCGCTGACGGCAGCGAGCCGATCGTGCACGAAATGGTGTCCATCCCAGAGGACGGCGGGGTGGTGATGGGCATGTACAACTTCAGAAAATCCATTCAGGACTTCGCTCGGGCGTCTTTTTCCTATGGCCTAAACGCCAAATGGCCGGTGTACTTGTCCACCAAGAACACCATCCTGAAGGCCTATGACGGCATGTTCAAAGACGAATTCCAGCGAATCTACGAAGAGGAGTTCAAGGAGCGGTTCGATGCCGAAGGCCTGACCTACGAGCATCGCTTGATCGACGACATGGTCGCTGCCTGCCTCAAATGGGAGGGCGGCTACGTCTGGGCCTGTAAGAACTACGACGGCGACGTCCAGTCAGACACGGTGGCGCAGGGCTACGGATCGCTGGGACTGATGACGTCGGTGCTGATGACGGCCGACGGGAAGACGGTGGAGGCCGAGGCCGCCCACGGCACCGTCACGCGCCACTACCGCCAGTACCAGGCCGGCCAGCCGACCTCCACCAATCCGATCGCCTCGATCTTCGCCTGGACGCGTGGCCTGGCGCACCGCGGCAAACTGGACAACACCCCCGAGGTCGTTCAATTCGCGCAGACGCTGGAAGACGTCGTCATCAAGACCGTGGAGAGCGGAAAGATGACCAAGGATCTGGCGATCCTGATCGGTCCCCAGCAGGCCTGGCTCAACAGCGAGGAGTTCCTCGAAGCGATCGCCGAGAATTTGGCGAAGAAGCTGGGCTGACCCGCAACGGCTAGCTGGCCGGCGGTTCGGCGGAGCGCAGGTGCGGGCAGCACTCTTCGATGAAGCCGCTGATCAGCGCGGTGACGCGGGCCGGCGCCTCGAACATCGGGACGTGTCCCACATTGTCGAGCACGGTGACCCGGTGGTCGTCGGGTAGATGGGTGGTGAAATGGCGGCTGTACCGGGGAGCGGGAATGATGCGGTCCTTCCCGCAGATCACCAGATGCGCCGGGACGGCATTTTCGGCGAGCTCGCGCAGACCGTGCAGCAGTAGCGCCTTGACCAGCAGCTGAAGGTAGGCGGGGCAGTGCGCGACGTCATCGATGCAGCCGAGCAGTTCGGCGTCGCTGACGCCGTCGGGCGACGCGCTGATCGCGTAGGTCGCCAACCGGCGGCTAAACGGCAGGCGCATCACCCGCGGCCCGAGCAGCCAAGCCAGCGCCAACAGCGGGATGCCCATGACGAACTTGATGATCACCTCGAACTTGGCCGGGCTCCACCGCGTCCAGCCACCGGCGGGTGCGATGCCGGTGACACTGCGCGCACGTCCCCGGCGCTCGAGTTCGAATGCGACCCAGCCGCCCAGTGAATTGCCGACGATGTGGGCGCTGTCCCAGCCCAATTCGTCCATCTGACGCTCGACGTGATCGGCCAGCACCGCCGACGACAGGAACCAGGTACCGGCCCGCGGCCCGCCGTTGTGGCTGGCCATGGTCGGGGCAAACACCTCGTAGCGGCCGGTGTCGGCCAATCTCTGGGCCACTTGCTCCCACACCGCCTGGGACAGCAGGAAGGGGTGCAGCAGCAGCACCGGTTCTCCTGAGCCCAAGTGGATTGGCGCACGGGTCGGCGCCGAGGGTGAAGGGCCAAGCAGACGTCTCATATCACCGACAGTACAAGGTGGTACCGGCGGTATCGCAAGTGTCTGCGAATCGCCGAAATTTGCGCATGAAAGGATCGGGGACACCATGAGCACCCCGACCGGATCCCGCCGGATTTTCTCCGGCGTGCAGCCAACTTCTGACTCACTTCACCTCGGCAATGCGCTGGGCGCCGTCACCCAGTGGGTTGCGCTGCAGGACGACCACGACGCGTTCTTCTGCGTCGTCGACCTGCATGCGATCACCCTCCCGCAGGATCCCGAGGCGCTGCGGCGCCGCACGCTGGTCACCGCCGCGCAATACCTGGCGCTGGGTATCGATCCCGCTCGCGCCACCATCTTTGTGCAAAGCCACGTACCGGCCCACAGCCAGCTGGCCTGGGTGCTGGGCTGCTTCACCGGTTTCGGACAGGCGTCTCGGATGACGCAGTTCAAAGACAAGTCGACGCGCCAGGGCGCCGATTCCGCGACGGTCGGCCTGTTCACCTACCCGGTGCTGCAGGCCGCTGATGTGCTGGCCTACGACGCGGAGCTGGTGCCGGTGGGGGAGGACCAACGTCAGCACCTGGAACTGGCGCGCGACATCGCGCAGCGGTTCAACGGGCGCTTCCCGGACACCTTCGTGGTACCCGACGTCCTCATCCCCAAGATCACCGCTAAGATCTACGACCTGCAGGATCCGACGTCGAAGATGAGCAAGTCGGCCAGCACCGACGCCGGGTTGATCAGCCTGCTCGACGCGCCGGCGGTGTCGGCCAAGAAGATTCGCTCGGCGGTGACCGACAGCGAACGCGAAATCCGCTACGACCCCGAGGCCAAACCCGGCGTTTCGAACCTGCTGAGCATTCAGTCCGCGGTCAGCGGCGTCAGTATCGACACCCTGGTGGACGGCTACGCGGGACGGGGCTACGGCGATCTGAAAAAGGACACCGCCGAGGCCGTCGTCGCCTACGTCAGCCCGATCAAAGCCCGCGTCGACGAACTCACTGCCGATCTCAGCGAACTCGAGACGGTGCTCGCAGCAGGAGCCGAACGGGCCCACGACATCGCGAGCAAGACCGTGCAGCGTGTCTACGATCGGTTGGGTTTTCTTCCGCAACGGGGGTAAGTGTTTGACCACGACGACTGAGCCGGCCAAACCAGGAACTTTGGATAGGCTGCGAGCCCGGTATGGGTGGTTCGACCACGCGATGCGCGCCGCCAAGCGATTCAATGAGCAGCGCGGCGGCTTCTTCGCCGGAGGTCTGACCTACTACACGATTTTCGCGTTGTTTCCTTTGCTGATGGTCGGTTTCGCCATATTCGGCTTCGTGCTGGCCAGCCATCCCGACCTGCTCGAGACGATTGACGGCAAGATCCGGGAGTCGGTCTCAGGGGCCTTGAGTCAACAGCTGGTCGGGCTGATGAATTCGGCGATCGATGCGCGGGCATCCGTCGGCCTGATCGGCCTGGCCACCGCGTCATGGGCGGGCTTGACCTGGATGTCGCACCTGCGGGTGGCACTCAGTGAGATGTGGGCTCATCCGGTCCATCGGGTGGGCTACGTGCGCACCAAGCTCTCCGATCTGACCGCGATGATCGGCACATTCCTGGTGACCATGCTGACCATCGCGCTCACCGCACTGGGCCACCTCAGGCCGATGGCTACGGTGCTGAGCTGGTTTGGGATACCTGAGCTCCCGATCTTCAACCTGGTCTTCCGGCTGATGTCGATACTGATATCGGTGCTGGTGGCTTGGTTGATGTTCACCTGGATGATCGCCCGGCTGCCGCGGCAGCCGGGCCGTCTGGGTACCTCGATGCAGGCCGGTCTGATGGCCGCCATCGGATTCGAACTGTTCAAACAGGTGGCGTCGATCTACCTGCGAACGGTGCTGCGCAGCCCGGCCGGCGCCGCATTCGGGCCGGTGTTGGGGTTGATGGTGTTTGCCAATGTCACCGCCTATCTGGTGCTCTTTGCCACCGCGTGGGCGGCCACCAAAGATCCACATTCCGAACATATTGAGCCACCCGGCCCCGCGATCATCAGCCCGCGCATACAGGTCGAGGAAGGCCTGGGGGTGCGGCAGACGGTGGCCGCGCTGATCGCGGGCGCCGTTGGAGCGCTGACGATATCGCGGCTGTTCCGCCGGCGCCGCTAGTCGTCGACGGCCTGCCACTCGCCGTTGGCCATCACCGCGGCCACGCGCAGATCGCGATCGAGCACAACGAGATTGGCGTCAAAGCCGGCCCGCAGGCTGCCCCGTCGCGCCAGCCCGACGGCACGCGCCGGGGTCGCCGAGGTCATCTGCACCGCGGCGGCCAGCGCCCCGGCATCGAGTGCGGCCCCCGCCCCAGCCCGAAATGCGGCGCGAAAGAGCCGGTCCATGGTGGCCGTGCTGCCCGCGATCGTCGATGTGCCACGCACCCGCGCCACGTTCGACTCGACCTCAATCGGCACCGATCCCAGACGATATGTGCCATCGCCACATCCGGCCGCGGCTATCGCGTCGGTGACCAATGCGACCCGGTCGGGGCCGACGGCCTCGATCACGGCCGCCACCACGGCGGGATGGACGTGTACCCCGTCGGCGATCAATTCGAGCGTCACCGCCGGGTCCTTCAGCAATGCCAGGGCGGGCCCGGGCTCGCGGTGGCCCAGGGGCGCCATCGCGTTGAACAGGTGAGTGGCGACGGTGGCACCGTGGCCGATGGCCTGGCAGGTCTGCTCGTAGGTCGCATCGGTGTGCCCGAGGGCCACCACCACATCGGCGGCCAAGAAGCGCCTTATCGTGTCGGCGGATCCGGGCAATTCCGGGGCCAGCGTCACCATGCGGATGGTGCCGTTGGCGGCCGCCAGCAGCGCATCGATTTCGGCGGGGTCCGGTGCACGCACTTGGGTGTGGTCGTGTGCGCCGCACCGTGCGGGGCTCAGCCAAGGGCCCTCCAGATGAATGCCTGCGATGGTGCCCGAGCGGCCTGAGCTGATGGCTTCGGCCAGCCTGGCTACCGCCGAAAGCAGTTGCGCGGGTGCGGCGGTGACCAGACTGGCCAGCATGGTCGTGGTGCCGTGGCGCAGGTGAAACTCGCTGGCTTGAAAAAAGGCCCGGCCAACGGCGTCGACGTCGGCGAACGACGCGCCCGCTCCGCCGTGCACGTGGATGTCGACGAACCCCGGCACCACGATCGAATCCGGGAAATCGAAGTCGGCCAAAGGCACTGTGCCGGTGCCGCAATCCGCGATTTTGTGGCCCGCCGTCTGTATCCAGCCGGGTCGGCAAAGTTCTCCGTCGATGACCACAGACCCGGCACAGATGAGGGTCACGGAGCTTCCGTCAGCTTCTCCGGCCAGCGTCCGCCGTTCTCCCAGAAGTGCCGAATCTCCTCGAGCTGGCGGCCCTTGGTTTCCGGGGCGTAGCGGTAGACGACGCCGAAGGCCACCAGCGCGAGCACCCCGAATACGGCGAACGCTCCCGAACCGCCGAGCGAATGCAACATGGTGAGGAAGACGGCGGCAACGATCGCATTCGCGATGAGGTTGGCGGTCAGCATGGTGCTCGACCCGATGGAACGTAGCCGGGTGGGGAAGCTTTCGCTGGCGTATACCCAGCCCAGGGAGCCAAAGCCCATCGTGTAGCCGATGATGAACAGCACTATGGCGGCGAACCCCAGCACCGCTCCGCCCAGTCCGCGGGCGAACACGGCCATCAGCGCGACGTCGGCAACGATCATGATGGCGATGCCCGACAACAGGATTGGCCGACGGCCCACGCGGTCCACCAGCAGCAGGGAGGTGATCACGGCCGCCACACCGGCGATCTGAACCAGCGCCGGCAATCCCAGGAGGGCGAAATCGCCAGTGAAGCCCATGGCTTCGAAGATCCGCGGACTGTAGTAGATGATGGCGTTGATCCCGGTGATCTGGATCAAGAAGCCCAGCGTGATCACAAAGATGGTGGCCCGCAGAAAGGGCGGTCGCAGCATTTCGGACACGCCGCCGCTACCTTCACTCAACGCGGTGCCGATCTCGGCCAGTTCTTCCTCCACATCGGCGGCGGGGTCCACCCGCAGCAGCGCCGCGCGGGCCTCCTGGATGCGGCCCTTCATCACATACCACCGGGGCGTATCGGGCATGCGGATCAACAAGGGCAGCAACAGCATTGCGGGGACGGTGGCCAGTCCCAGCATCCAGCGCCAGCTGTGCGTACCGGCCAGCAGGTACCCGGTGAGATAGCCGACGATGAGTCCGCTGACGGTGGTGAGTTGGTAGACCGTGAGCAGCGATCCGCGCACCGCGGCCGGAGCGGATTCCGCGACATAGACCGGCACCACGACAATCGAGACGCCGACGGCCAGACCCAGCAAGAAGCGCGCCGCCAACAGCATCGGTAGCGACACCGACAGCGAGCCCAGCACCGCGAACATCGTGTAGGCGACGAGCAGCATCACCACCGACTTTTTGCGCCCGATCGCATTGGCCAGTACGCCGGCGCCCAGCGCTCCCACGATCTGACCGATCACCACCATCGTGGTCAGCAGCTCCTGCTGGTGGGTGCTCAGGCCGAATTCTTCGGTGATGAACAGCTGCGCGCCGGCGATGATGGATAGGTCGTATCCGTAGATGAGCCCGACGCTGGCCGCGGTCAGCGCGACCAGGATGCCCCGTTGCACGTCCGTGCTCAGCCGGCTGTGGCCTGGACCGTGGGCGGCTCAGCAACGCTGCCCGGATCGGTGAAAGCAAAGCCGAATTGGCGGCGGCCGGTGCGGATTGCTTCGCCATCCCGGCTTGAGCCGGCATCCTCGCAAAGGGCAGTCATCCCGATACCGTGACACAGCAGCCGGGGCTAATCAACAACCCGTCGGCCGTGAATTTCAGTGCTGCGGCCGGTTGTTCAGCGAGCGCGCGACCAGCATCAAACCGAACACGATGATGGCACCGATCACCGCGACACCGACTCGCACCGGCAGGGCGTCGGCCGATGACACCAGCCCGGCGGCCTGAGCGTCGGCGAGGCGGCGCGCTTCGGGAGTTTCCTTGGGGGCCACCAGGCTGGGATCGGGTTCGATCAGCGAACCGATCTGGGTGCCCTGGGCGGTGCTGAACCCGTAGTCCAGCAGGTGCGCGGCCTGTTCCCAGGGGGCGATCGGCTGGCGAGTTCCGTGTAGCAGCACCGCGAACAGGCGCCGGCCGTTGTGGTTTGCCGCACCGACGAAGGTCTGGCCGGCGTCATCGGTGTAGCCGGTCTTGCCGCCCAGCGCGCCCGGGTAGTTGTACAGCAGGTGGTTGTCGTTCTCCAGCTCGTAGCCGGGATGTTCGCCATGGCCGGGGAAGTCAAAGGTGCGGGTCGCGACGATGTCGGCGAAGATCGGGTTCTGCCAGGCGTAGCGGTAGAACAGGCCGATGTCATAGGCCGAGGTGCTCATGCCGGGCCCGTCCAGGCCTGATGGGGTGGCGACGCGGGTGTCGCGGCCACCCAGCTTGGCGGCCAGCATGTTGATCTTTTCCAGCGCCGTCTGCATGCCGCCGAGTTGGATGGCCAGCGCGTGTGCGGCGTCGTTGCCCGAATGCATCAGCAGACCGTGCAGCAACTGGTTGACGGTGTACATGCCGCCGGCGTTGACGCCGACCTTGGTGCCTTCGGCCGCCGAGTCGTCGTTGGTTCCGGGCACGGCCTTGTTCTGGTTCAGCTCCTTGATGGAGACCATCGCGACCAGGACCTTGATGATGCTGGCCGGGCGGTGCCGGGCGTGCGGATCGCGGGCGGCGATGATGGCGCCGCTATCCAAATCTCCCACCAGCCAGGCTTCGGCGGAGACATCGCCGGGTACCGGCGGGGTGTCCGGCGCCGCAATGATCCCGCAGCCTCCCAGCGCGTTGCCGCCGACCGGCGCCGAGGGCACCGCCAGCGGCAGGGGAGGTTCGCCGGCCTGGGGGACCTCCGACGAGTCCACCGCGGGCGGGGTGGTGACCCGATACGGGCACTCCTGGGCTCCGCTGTTCGCTTCGGCATTGGGCTCGGCCGACGCCGACGGCAGGGCGGCGGGCATGCCGACCACAGCCGGCCCGGCCGCCATGAAAACGGCTGCGGCCAGGCACGATGCGGCGCGTAATAGGTACATCGTTGTGCAGGTTAGGCGATCGCCGCCTCGATCCGGGGGAGCCGCGCTGTTACAGGTGTGGCGGAAGTTATAAATAGTTATTTGACAGTGTCAGAAAACGGTATGACACTGTCAAATAACTATGGAATCGCTACTGACTCTCTCCGAATTCGCCGCGGCGGCTGGCTTGGCCGTGCAGGCATCTGGCGCCGTGCCCGACAATCGCCAGGCCAAGCCGATACCGGCGCAACGGATGATCCGCTACTACACCGCACGCGGGTTGCTGCCCCGTCCCGGAACCCGTGGACGCGCGCTCACCTATGGCCGGACGCATCTGTTGCGGCTGGTGGCCATCAAACGGCTGCAGGGCCAGGGCCTGTCGCTCGGGGAGATCGCCGAGCGGCTGGAGGCGCTGTCACCGGCGGAGCTGGAATCGCTGGCGGCGATCCCGCCCAGCGCGATGCCGCCCGGCCTGTGCGACCCGGAGACAACCACCGAGTCCAGCCGCGCCGCCGGCCGATTCTGGCGAGAGGTCCCCGAACCCATCGCCACCCAAGCCGTCGCCGACGGGTCGGCCGAGCATCCGAGCGTCACCGATCTGCGGGCCATCCGGCTCTCCGACACCGTCACATTGCTGATCGACGGCCATGCGTACTCGTTGCCCGAGTTGGACAGTCTGCGTCGCGCGGCCGCTCCGCTGCTGGATCTGCTCACCGCCACCACCAACGGCGCCGACGGTGCCACCAACGACGCCCAGGAAAGGATTCGCCATGAGCGTTGAGTTACTGCCACTGATCACCTCCGAACCCGCAGCGCCCGCAGCTACGGGTGCACCCACCTGCGGTGAGCTCAGCGCGGCCGATGGCCGCCGGCTGCCACTACAGGCGGTGAGTGTGCAGACCGCCGTGGTCGGTATGACCGCGACGTCAACCGTGCGCCAGCGCTTCGTGAACACCGGCGACACCGCGATCGAGGCCACCTATGTGTTCCCGCTGCCGGCGCGCGCGGGTGTCACCGACTTTGTCGCCGACCTGGCGGGACGGCGCGTGGTCGGCGTCCTCGAGGAACGCGGTCAGGCGCGCGAAGACTACGAGCAGGCGCTGGCCGCCGGGCAGCGCGCGGCGATCGTGGAAGAGGACCGCCCGGATGTCTTTTCGGTGCGGGTCGGCAATCTCGGGCCGGGCGAGCAGGCCACCATCGAGATGTGCCTGACCGGCCCGCTGGCCTTCGAGGACGGCGAGGCCACCTACCGATTCCCGCTTGTGGTCGCGCCGCGCTACACCACCGGCCACCCGGTGGGCGGGGACCAGACCGGTTCCGGGGTGGCCCGCGATACCGATGCCGTACCGGACGCATCACGGGTGACGCCGCCGCTGCTCACCGACGCCGACGAGCGTCCCGATCTGCAGATCTCCCTATCGGTGGACGGTGCCGGCCTGCCCGTCTCGGACCTGCGGGCCTCGCTGCCGACCGCCGTGCTGGCGCCCGCGGCCGACGGCCTGGCCCGGCTGCGCGTCGAGTCGGGCGCGCGGGCCGACCGCGATTTCGTGCTGCGTTTCCGCCTGGACCAGGGCCAGCTGTCGTCGTCGGCGCTGCTGGTTGCGGACGCGGCCGGTGCCGATGCTGCCGATGCCGAAGAAGGCACCTGGTCGCTGACCCTGGTGCCGCCGGCCGAACCGTCCAGCGCGCCGCGCGATGTGGTGGTGGTGCTGGATCGCTCCGGATCGATGGGCGGCTGGAAGATGGTCGCCGCCCGGCGCGCGGCCGGGCGCATCGTCGACATGCTCGATGCCGGTGACCGGTTTTGTGTGCTGGCCTTCGACGACCGGATCGAAACGCCGCCGGCGATGCCG is from Mycobacterium marinum and encodes:
- the metX gene encoding homoserine O-acetyltransferase MetX is translated as MTISDVPTQTLPAEGEVRLVDIGSLRLESGAVIDNVCIALQRWGELSPTRDNVVMVLHALTGDSHVTGPAGPGHSTPGWWDGMVGPGAPIDTNRWCAVATNVLGGCRGSTGPSSLARDGKPWGSRFPLISVRDQVEADMAALAALGITQVAAVVGGSMGGARALEWIVGHPDRVRSALLLAVGARATADQIGTQTTQIAAIKADPNWRNGDYHETGCKPEAGLKVARRFAHLTYRGEIELDSRFANDGQGGEDPADGGRYAIQSYLEHQGDKLLARFDAGSYVILTEALNRHDVGRGRDGIHAALRGCPVPVVVGGITSDRLYPLRLQQELADLLPGCAGLEVVDSIRGHDGFLVESEAVGELIHKTLRLAEDRSSRPW
- a CDS encoding bifunctional o-acetylhomoserine/o-acetylserine sulfhydrylase → MSAENTSTDADPTAHWSFETKQIHAGQQPDSATNARALPIYQTTSYTFENTAHAAALFGLEVPGNIYTRLGNPTTDVVEQRIAALEGGVAALFLSSGQAAETFAILNLAGAGDHIVSSPRLYGGTYNLFHYSLAKLGIEVSFVDDPDNLDSWQAAVRPNTKAFFGETISNPQIDLLDTPGVAEVAHRNGIPLIVDNTIATPYLIRPFTQGADIVVHSATKYLGGHGAAIAGVIVDGGTFDWTQGRFPEFTTPDPSYHGVVFAELGAPAYALKARVQLLRDLGSAASPFNAFLVAQGLETLSLRIERHVSNAQRVAEFLADREDVVTVNYAGLPGSPWHERAKKLSPKGTGAVLSFELAGGVEAGKAFVNALKLHSHVANIGDVRSLVIHPASTTHAQLSPAEQLSTGVSPGLVRLAVGIEGIEDILADLELGFAAARKFSGDSQAVAAI
- a CDS encoding NADP-dependent isocitrate dehydrogenase, coding for MSGEPKITVSGPVVELDGDEMTRVIWKLIKDRLILPHLDVKLLYYDLGIEHRDRTDDQVTIDAAYAIKKHGVGVKCATITPDEARVREFNLKKMWLSPNGTIRNILGGTIFREPIVISNVPRLVPGWTKPIVIGRHAFGDQYRATNFKVDRPGTVTLTFTPADGSEPIVHEMVSIPEDGGVVMGMYNFRKSIQDFARASFSYGLNAKWPVYLSTKNTILKAYDGMFKDEFQRIYEEEFKERFDAEGLTYEHRLIDDMVAACLKWEGGYVWACKNYDGDVQSDTVAQGYGSLGLMTSVLMTADGKTVEAEAAHGTVTRHYRQYQAGQPTSTNPIASIFAWTRGLAHRGKLDNTPEVVQFAQTLEDVVIKTVESGKMTKDLAILIGPQQAWLNSEEFLEAIAENLAKKLG
- a CDS encoding alpha/beta fold hydrolase, with protein sequence MLLHPFLLSQAVWEQVAQRLADTGRYEVFAPTMASHNGGPRAGTWFLSSAVLADHVERQMDELGWDSAHIVGNSLGGWVAFELERRGRARSVTGIAPAGGWTRWSPAKFEVIIKFVMGIPLLALAWLLGPRVMRLPFSRRLATYAISASPDGVSDAELLGCIDDVAHCPAYLQLLVKALLLHGLRELAENAVPAHLVICGKDRIIPAPRYSRHFTTHLPDDHRVTVLDNVGHVPMFEAPARVTALISGFIEECCPHLRSAEPPAS
- the trpS gene encoding tryptophan--tRNA ligase, with the translated sequence MSTPTGSRRIFSGVQPTSDSLHLGNALGAVTQWVALQDDHDAFFCVVDLHAITLPQDPEALRRRTLVTAAQYLALGIDPARATIFVQSHVPAHSQLAWVLGCFTGFGQASRMTQFKDKSTRQGADSATVGLFTYPVLQAADVLAYDAELVPVGEDQRQHLELARDIAQRFNGRFPDTFVVPDVLIPKITAKIYDLQDPTSKMSKSASTDAGLISLLDAPAVSAKKIRSAVTDSEREIRYDPEAKPGVSNLLSIQSAVSGVSIDTLVDGYAGRGYGDLKKDTAEAVVAYVSPIKARVDELTADLSELETVLAAGAERAHDIASKTVQRVYDRLGFLPQRG
- the yhjD gene encoding inner membrane protein YhjD, coding for MTTTTEPAKPGTLDRLRARYGWFDHAMRAAKRFNEQRGGFFAGGLTYYTIFALFPLLMVGFAIFGFVLASHPDLLETIDGKIRESVSGALSQQLVGLMNSAIDARASVGLIGLATASWAGLTWMSHLRVALSEMWAHPVHRVGYVRTKLSDLTAMIGTFLVTMLTIALTALGHLRPMATVLSWFGIPELPIFNLVFRLMSILISVLVAWLMFTWMIARLPRQPGRLGTSMQAGLMAAIGFELFKQVASIYLRTVLRSPAGAAFGPVLGLMVFANVTAYLVLFATAWAATKDPHSEHIEPPGPAIISPRIQVEEGLGVRQTVAALIAGAVGALTISRLFRRRR
- the nagA gene encoding N-acetylglucosamine-6-phosphate deacetylase, which codes for MTLICAGSVVIDGELCRPGWIQTAGHKIADCGTGTVPLADFDFPDSIVVPGFVDIHVHGGAGASFADVDAVGRAFFQASEFHLRHGTTTMLASLVTAAPAQLLSAVARLAEAISSGRSGTIAGIHLEGPWLSPARCGAHDHTQVRAPDPAEIDALLAAANGTIRMVTLAPELPGSADTIRRFLAADVVVALGHTDATYEQTCQAIGHGATVATHLFNAMAPLGHREPGPALALLKDPAVTLELIADGVHVHPAVVAAVIEAVGPDRVALVTDAIAAAGCGDGTYRLGSVPIEVESNVARVRGTSTIAGSTATMDRLFRAAFRAGAGAALDAGALAAAVQMTSATPARAVGLARRGSLRAGFDANLVVLDRDLRVAAVMANGEWQAVDD
- a CDS encoding sugar porter family MFS transporter, whose protein sequence is MQRGILVALTAASVGLIYGYDLSIIAGAQLFITEEFGLSTHQQELLTTMVVIGQIVGALGAGVLANAIGRKKSVVMLLVAYTMFAVLGSLSVSLPMLLAARFLLGLAVGVSIVVVPVYVAESAPAAVRGSLLTVYQLTTVSGLIVGYLTGYLLAGTHSWRWMLGLATVPAMLLLPLLIRMPDTPRWYVMKGRIQEARAALLRVDPAADVEEELAEIGTALSEGSGGVSEMLRPPFLRATIFVITLGFLIQITGINAIIYYSPRIFEAMGFTGDFALLGLPALVQIAGVAAVITSLLLVDRVGRRPILLSGIAIMIVADVALMAVFARGLGGAVLGFAAIVLFIIGYTMGFGSLGWVYASESFPTRLRSIGSSTMLTANLIANAIVAAVFLTMLHSLGGSGAFAVFGVLALVAFGVVYRYAPETKGRQLEEIRHFWENGGRWPEKLTEAP